The stretch of DNA CGATGTTGGCCCCTTTGACGTAGTTGATCCGGCCGTTTTCTTCGCCGTAATGCACGCAGGCGTGGTGGATCGACTGCATGATGCCGTGCAGCTTGCTGTCCACCTCGCCGGCGTTCCACAGCAGGCGCATGGCGTTCTGCGACATCTCCAGCCCGCTGACCGCCACGCCCCCGGCGTTGGACGCCTTGCCCGGGGCGAACAGAATGCCGGCCTCGATAAAGATATCCACAGCCTCCAGGGTGGTCGGCATGTTCGCCCCTTCAGCCACGCACATGCAGCCGTTGCGCAGCAGCGTGCGTGCCGACTCAGCGTCCAGTTCGTTCTGGGTGGCGCACGGCAGCGCGATGTCGCACGGCAGCGCCCAGGGGTGCTGTCCGGCAAGGAACTCGAGGTTGAACCGCGTCGCCAGCTCGCTGATGCGCCCGCGCTTGACGTTCTTCAGCTCCAGCACCGCCTGCCATTGCTCCTCGGTCAGCCCGGCCTCGCAGTACAGCGTGCCTTCGGAGTCCGACAGGGAGATCACCTTGCCGCCCAGGTCCATGACCTTGCGCGCGGCGTATTGCGCCACGTTGCCGGAGCCGGAAATCGCCACGCGCTTGCCCTCCACCCGCTCGTCACGGCGCTTGAGCATTTCTTCGGCGAAGTACACGCAGCCAAAGCCGGTAGCCTCCGGACGGATCAGGCTGCCGCCGTAACTCATGCCCTTGCCGGTCAGCACCGAAGTGAACTGATTGCTCAGGCGCTTGTACTGGCCGAACAGGAAGCCGATTTCCCGGGCGCCCACGCCGATATCCCCCGCCGGCACGTCCACGTCCGAACCGATATGACGATACAGCTCGCTCATGAAGGCCTGGCAGAAGCGCATCACCTCGGCGTCGCTCTTGCCCTTCGGATCGAAGTCCGAGCCGCCTTTGCCGCCGCCCATGGGCAGCGAAGTCAGGGAGTTCTTGAAGGTCTGCTCGAAGGCGAGGAATTTCAGCACCCCCAGATTGACCGAAGGGTGGAAGCGCAAACCGCCCTTGTACGGGCCGATAGCGCTGTTCATCTGGATGCGGAACCCGCGATTGACCTGGACC from Pseudomonas chlororaphis subsp. chlororaphis encodes:
- the gdhA gene encoding NADP-specific glutamate dehydrogenase — its product is MIESVEDFLVRLKKRDPDQPEFHQAVEEVLRSLWPFLEANPHYLTSGILERICEPERAVVFRVSWVDDQGKVQVNRGFRIQMNSAIGPYKGGLRFHPSVNLGVLKFLAFEQTFKNSLTSLPMGGGKGGSDFDPKGKSDAEVMRFCQAFMSELYRHIGSDVDVPAGDIGVGAREIGFLFGQYKRLSNQFTSVLTGKGMSYGGSLIRPEATGFGCVYFAEEMLKRRDERVEGKRVAISGSGNVAQYAARKVMDLGGKVISLSDSEGTLYCEAGLTEEQWQAVLELKNVKRGRISELATRFNLEFLAGQHPWALPCDIALPCATQNELDAESARTLLRNGCMCVAEGANMPTTLEAVDIFIEAGILFAPGKASNAGGVAVSGLEMSQNAMRLLWNAGEVDSKLHGIMQSIHHACVHYGEENGRINYVKGANIAGFVKVADAMLAQGVV